Proteins encoded within one genomic window of Bombina bombina isolate aBomBom1 chromosome 1, aBomBom1.pri, whole genome shotgun sequence:
- the RPL39 gene encoding 60S ribosomal protein L39: MSSHKTFKIKRFLAKKQKQNRPIPQWIRMKTGNKIRYNSKRRHWRRTKLGL, encoded by the exons ATG TCGTCCCACAAGACTTTCAAGATCAAGCGGTTCCTTGCTAAGAAGCAGAAACAGAACAGACCTATCCCACAGTGGATCCGCATGAAAACCGGAAACAAAATCAG atATAACTCCAAGAGGAGACACTGGAGAAGGACCAAGCTCGGCTTGTAA